A part of Desulfobacter sp. genomic DNA contains:
- a CDS encoding aminopeptidase P family protein yields MKTNLNYQKRVDCICDMMKAEGIDVFIGTRGNSITYLGGVYAPWRSAVVVDKEGFVGLHTCFLDSERVKDECWLDNVTGCVPLPGLDMWEVVVDWIKSHGYENATIGIELGQSARVMSGFLWATELQYLQDNLPQVKIVNSVSLVDRASYVKDSEEIKLLRQAAAMADAAQERVKESLYIGIRETEIAGIAEMELRRLGTEFHWPVTGSNEIASGYRTCYPLGGCTPASEKIVQRGENLLVDVHPTYQNYCSDLSHNYIFGKPSSAQQKLADAYLQTCETLISNLKAGTTIREVAQKVNQVLDENGYRPFTLPAYGHAIGVIGHEWYPTILDNDEFRDIVLEENVVEIAAIVMNVPEVGGMRLECPVRVTASGGEELCKTPLELTILDL; encoded by the coding sequence ATGAAAACAAATCTCAACTATCAGAAAAGAGTGGACTGCATTTGCGACATGATGAAGGCGGAGGGGATTGATGTCTTTATCGGGACAAGGGGCAACAGTATAACCTACCTGGGGGGTGTGTATGCCCCCTGGCGCAGTGCCGTGGTTGTGGACAAAGAAGGTTTTGTGGGACTTCATACCTGTTTTCTGGATTCCGAGCGGGTGAAGGACGAATGCTGGCTGGATAATGTGACCGGATGCGTCCCCCTTCCCGGCCTTGACATGTGGGAAGTGGTTGTTGACTGGATAAAATCCCATGGATATGAAAATGCAACCATCGGCATCGAACTGGGGCAGTCCGCAAGGGTCATGTCCGGATTTCTATGGGCCACTGAATTGCAGTACCTGCAGGACAATTTGCCCCAGGTAAAAATCGTAAATTCTGTCAGCCTGGTGGACCGGGCCAGCTATGTCAAGGATTCCGAGGAAATTAAACTCCTGCGACAGGCAGCGGCCATGGCGGATGCGGCCCAGGAACGGGTAAAAGAGTCTTTGTATATCGGTATCCGGGAAACTGAAATCGCCGGAATTGCTGAAATGGAATTGCGGCGCCTGGGGACGGAGTTTCACTGGCCCGTCACCGGTTCCAACGAAATCGCCTCCGGGTATAGAACCTGTTATCCCCTGGGCGGATGCACACCTGCCAGTGAAAAGATTGTCCAACGGGGAGAAAATCTGCTTGTTGACGTGCACCCCACCTATCAGAATTATTGCTCCGATCTTTCCCACAACTATATTTTCGGCAAACCGAGCAGCGCACAGCAAAAACTGGCGGACGCCTATCTTCAGACTTGTGAGACCCTCATCTCCAACCTGAAGGCCGGCACCACCATCAGGGAGGTGGCCCAGAAGGTCAACCAGGTACTTGATGAAAACGGATACCGGCCATTTACCCTTCCGGCCTACGGCCATGCCATCGGTGTGATCGGCCATGAGTGGTACCCCACCATTCTCGACAATGATGAATTCAGGGACATCGTCCTTGAGGAAAATGTCGTGGAAATCGCGGCGATTGTTATGAATGTACCGGAAGTCGGTGGAATGAGGCTTGAATGCCCCGTCAGGGTAACCGCATCCGGGGGAGAGGAACTGTGCAAAACCCCCTTGGAGCTGACAATCCTTGATCTATAG
- a CDS encoding TetR/AcrR family transcriptional regulator, giving the protein MTKRAERLELLYSRALNIFARYGYKKATVEDIAGEIGITKSGLYKYAKDKMDLYEKTLSHALIRWQARVVEAVNQEDDIIQKFIVMGRKGYEYLMEDEPLREVIKNDPAVFPHSTNVIRFREVNQRSLDLIERLLTEGILQGKFSKDIDVKQTSRLLYSIYRMFIVESYIISEVNQNKKMYINGIALLLNGLLVR; this is encoded by the coding sequence ATGACGAAAAGAGCTGAACGCCTTGAACTCTTGTACAGCAGGGCCCTTAATATTTTTGCGAGATACGGCTATAAAAAGGCCACAGTAGAGGATATTGCCGGTGAAATCGGAATTACCAAAAGCGGCCTGTACAAATATGCCAAAGATAAGATGGACCTTTACGAAAAGACCCTGTCCCATGCACTGATCAGATGGCAGGCCAGGGTGGTTGAGGCGGTGAACCAGGAAGATGATATCATTCAGAAATTCATTGTCATGGGCCGGAAGGGGTATGAATACCTTATGGAGGATGAACCCCTCCGGGAGGTGATTAAAAACGATCCCGCCGTTTTTCCCCATTCAACAAATGTCATCCGGTTCAGGGAGGTGAACCAGCGGTCACTGGATTTGATAGAGCGCCTGCTCACAGAAGGCATCCTGCAGGGAAAATTTTCAAAGGATATTGATGTCAAGCAGACCAGCAGGCTCTTGTACTCGATTTACAGAATGTTTATTGTGGAGTCCTACATCATTTCCGAGGTAAACCAGAATAAAAAAATGTACATCAACGGCATTGCGCTTCTTTTAAACGGGCTCCTGGTCCGTTAG
- a CDS encoding glycerate kinase: MKTINTHLTAIFNEGLRAVRTDNAVKKWVKREGNTLFINQQAHDLDSYKKIFVIGAGKGAAPMAGALEQILGDRLYRGMVIVKNGHRANLQKIEVAEAAHPRPDRAGLAASRRMAGMLAEAGEKDLVFCLITGGASALLTLPVEGISLEEKQAATDVLLDCGADIREINTIRKHLSAIKAGNLAKKAFPARGITLIVSDVIGSEFTDIGSGPTAPDPTKFADCREIISKYKLETRLPSGVIEHIEAGIQGRVPETPKQGDPVFGNVTNTIIADNRLALQAARTKAEALGYNTGILASGLQGEAREVARVLASIAMEVRQAGQPLAPPACLIMGGETTVHVTGSGRGGRNQELALALAICLKETRDIYALCAGTDGTDGMTDAAGAVIHSTTVEQAISKHLDPVKYLDNNDAYNFFRPLGSLVITGPTLTNVMDINIIIIPG, from the coding sequence ATGAAGACGATCAATACGCATCTAACCGCCATATTTAATGAGGGATTAAGGGCCGTCAGGACGGATAATGCCGTAAAAAAATGGGTTAAAAGAGAAGGGAATACCCTTTTCATAAACCAGCAGGCCCATGATCTTGATTCCTACAAAAAAATTTTTGTGATCGGGGCCGGAAAGGGCGCAGCTCCCATGGCAGGGGCCCTGGAGCAGATTCTGGGAGACCGGTTATACCGGGGAATGGTGATCGTTAAGAACGGCCACCGGGCTAACCTTCAAAAGATTGAAGTGGCAGAAGCGGCCCATCCCCGGCCGGACAGGGCCGGGCTGGCGGCCTCCAGACGGATGGCCGGGATGCTGGCAGAGGCCGGCGAAAAGGATCTTGTGTTCTGCCTTATAACCGGCGGGGCAAGCGCGCTTTTAACCCTGCCCGTTGAGGGCATTTCCCTTGAAGAAAAACAGGCCGCTACCGATGTCCTGCTTGACTGCGGTGCGGACATCCGTGAAATCAATACCATACGGAAGCATCTTTCCGCCATTAAGGCCGGTAATCTGGCCAAAAAAGCCTTTCCGGCCCGGGGCATCACCCTTATTGTTTCAGATGTCATCGGCAGTGAATTTACAGATATCGGTTCGGGCCCTACGGCACCGGATCCCACTAAATTTGCGGACTGCAGGGAGATCATCTCCAAATACAAACTTGAGACAAGGCTGCCCTCCGGCGTTATTGAACACATTGAGGCGGGGATCCAGGGGCGGGTTCCCGAGACGCCGAAACAAGGGGATCCGGTTTTCGGTAATGTTACCAACACCATCATCGCAGATAATCGCCTGGCCCTGCAGGCGGCACGCACCAAAGCCGAAGCCTTGGGATACAATACGGGTATTCTGGCTTCCGGGCTGCAGGGGGAAGCCAGGGAGGTTGCCAGGGTGCTGGCTTCAATCGCAATGGAGGTGAGGCAGGCCGGCCAGCCGCTGGCGCCCCCGGCCTGCCTGATCATGGGCGGGGAAACCACGGTTCATGTCACGGGAAGCGGCCGCGGCGGGCGTAACCAGGAACTGGCCCTGGCCCTGGCCATCTGCCTGAAGGAGACCCGTGACATATATGCGCTGTGTGCCGGAACCGACGGCACGGACGGAATGACGGATGCCGCAGGCGCCGTTATCCACAGCACCACCGTTGAGCAGGCAATATCCAAACACCTTGATCCGGTGAAATACCTGGACAATAATGATGCCTATAATTTTTTCAGGCCTCTGGGCAGCCTGGTGATCACAGGTCCGACACTGACCAATGTAATGGATATCAACATCATCATTATTCCTGGGTGA
- a CDS encoding methyl-accepting chemotaxis protein — MNLTIRKKLIFAFLASTIIPILCLCLILGNSIRKDLLENFYDATGNELSRIENAIGIFLDDIKENAVMASSHEDVVMIDDTITSFINETSEKGVQDFETSPLEKRVLSFFHTIKKTHKSYVEVFLGTELGGFTIASDMKLPAGYDPRGRPWYKEAKANQGKPLITKAYKSTTGDAVVSATRTILRDGKMVGVVGFDVTLNALTDFIKGIKIGNSGYVILIQDDGVILADPGHADTAFKKLDDTGIPAFSEIQKKEAGNLDFELDGTQYIAKVMTSPALGWKLVGLIKKSEIMSKVWALISIMVVIGLILAALFAVMALFLAASLAKPLINTTAMIKDIAQGEGDLTKRLEVSTKDELGELARWFNLFLDNLQTIIKDLAANVAVVDDSSAKLLDVSKQMEDGAKESSLLANTVASASEEMSSNMEAVASTMEDTTHNTNVVATATEEMTATINEIAKNSETARGISEKAVSQMKAASTKMDTLGKAAESIGAVTETISNISDQTNLLALNATIEAARAGEAGKGFAVVANEIKDLASQTAAATADIRTQIEGVQTTSQDTVSEIQATAGVMDDINNIITTIATAIEEQSAATSEISANVGQVSQGIQEVNRNVSESSTAIGEITRDITSVDSAAQEMSDNSSQVAGSVEELKQMAIKLNQIVGRFKY; from the coding sequence ATGAATCTTACCATTAGAAAGAAACTGATCTTTGCTTTTCTCGCCTCAACCATTATCCCCATATTATGCCTGTGCCTAATCCTGGGCAACAGCATCAGGAAGGATTTACTTGAAAATTTCTATGACGCCACCGGCAATGAACTGTCCCGCATTGAAAATGCCATTGGGATTTTCCTGGATGATATAAAGGAAAATGCGGTGATGGCGTCCAGCCATGAGGATGTCGTGATGATTGACGACACCATCACCTCATTCATAAATGAGACCAGCGAAAAAGGGGTTCAGGATTTTGAAACCAGTCCATTGGAGAAAAGAGTCCTGTCCTTTTTCCATACCATCAAAAAAACCCATAAAAGCTATGTTGAGGTCTTTCTGGGCACGGAACTGGGCGGATTTACCATTGCAAGCGATATGAAACTGCCGGCCGGTTATGATCCCAGAGGCCGGCCCTGGTATAAGGAAGCCAAGGCCAACCAGGGCAAACCCCTGATCACCAAGGCGTATAAGTCAACCACCGGCGATGCCGTTGTCAGCGCCACCCGTACCATCTTGAGGGACGGCAAAATGGTGGGCGTGGTGGGATTCGACGTCACCCTGAACGCATTAACCGATTTCATCAAGGGCATTAAGATCGGAAACAGCGGCTATGTCATCCTGATCCAGGACGACGGGGTTATCCTGGCCGATCCGGGGCATGCGGACACAGCATTCAAAAAACTGGATGATACCGGTATCCCCGCCTTTTCGGAAATTCAGAAAAAGGAAGCGGGAAACCTGGATTTTGAACTGGACGGCACCCAGTACATTGCAAAGGTCATGACCTCCCCCGCCCTGGGCTGGAAACTGGTGGGGCTGATAAAGAAAAGCGAAATCATGTCAAAGGTATGGGCCCTGATTTCCATCATGGTGGTCATCGGCCTGATTCTGGCCGCCCTCTTTGCCGTCATGGCATTGTTCCTGGCAGCCTCCCTTGCCAAGCCCCTTATAAATACCACAGCAATGATCAAGGACATCGCCCAGGGCGAAGGAGACCTGACCAAACGGCTGGAGGTGAGCACCAAAGACGAACTGGGGGAACTGGCCCGGTGGTTTAACCTCTTTTTGGACAACCTCCAGACCATCATTAAGGATCTGGCCGCCAATGTGGCGGTGGTTGACGATTCCTCGGCCAAACTGCTTGATGTATCCAAACAGATGGAGGACGGCGCAAAAGAGTCTTCCCTTCTGGCCAACACCGTGGCCAGTGCATCGGAGGAGATGAGTTCAAACATGGAAGCGGTGGCCTCCACCATGGAAGATACCACCCACAATACCAATGTGGTGGCAACGGCCACGGAAGAGATGACGGCAACCATCAACGAAATTGCAAAAAATTCCGAGACGGCCAGGGGCATTTCAGAAAAGGCAGTATCACAGATGAAGGCGGCCAGCACCAAGATGGACACCCTGGGCAAGGCTGCCGAATCCATCGGAGCGGTCACCGAAACCATTTCCAATATCTCGGACCAGACCAATCTTCTGGCCCTGAATGCCACCATTGAAGCAGCAAGGGCGGGGGAAGCCGGCAAAGGGTTTGCCGTAGTGGCCAATGAAATAAAGGACCTGGCCTCCCAGACCGCAGCGGCCACGGCCGATATCCGTACCCAGATCGAGGGGGTCCAGACCACCAGCCAGGATACAGTCTCCGAAATCCAGGCCACGGCAGGGGTAATGGATGATATCAACAATATCATCACCACCATTGCAACGGCCATAGAAGAGCAGTCCGCCGCCACCAGCGAAATTTCCGCCAATGTCGGTCAGGTCTCCCAGGGGATTCAGGAGGTCAACCGGAATGTATCGGAAAGCTCCACCGCCATCGGTGAAATTACCAGGGACATCACCTCGGTGGACTCCGCTGCCCAGGAGATGTCCGACAACTCAAGCCAGGTGGCCGGAAGTGTCGAGGAACTCAAGCAGATGGCCATCAAGCTCAACCAGATCGTGGGACGGTTTAAATACTGA